In Gigantopelta aegis isolate Gae_Host chromosome 2, Gae_host_genome, whole genome shotgun sequence, the sequence CAGCTGTTAGTAAAGGTGCATGATGGCGGATTCTcgccaaaattatttgtttatttgatttgaaatgtaaacattataccttcagctatataggcctatagcctgtgtgtgtgtccttaaaacattacaaccaaatTTCATAGTTCATATTATAAGATGTGTTACGATATGACAAAATACGAATATAGATGTATTTAATGCAACTCTGTtaagtgtgtgcgtgtgtgtggagTGGGAGAGGTCGGCGGGCTTATTTTTGCCccaattaaatgaaaatgcacgATTTTGCATCATTTATgcatattagcattattaccAATCAGCTATATACGGTTGGAAACGAaacactacgcatttttacatggatttaatTACAACTAAATATTGTGGGTAagatgatggaaatacatggtgaaaagttttcaggccagctcattttgtccgaatatTCATCGTTTTTTTGCCCGAATCGACAATTTCCTCCAATACTGGGGAAGGGGGGAGGGCAGAAGGCAGTTGTCCCCCTGATCACGTcctatctcgtacgcttatgaattTGCACTTCCCTacagatattatataatatatcagtCCTGGGGCAATAGTTAGAACTGGAAATAACCCAACGAATCGATAGAAGACTATTGATCATTCGACTCTAATAGGCGAGCATTCTACCATTGAGCTTTATCGgcagtgttgtttgtttgtttcatatCTTTTCTTTGTGcaatttctttttgttgttttcattttgtttctttcgagtgttgttttcttcttttttttctcttttaattttttggggggtgtggggtggggtggtttgtttttgttgttgtttggggttaaCGACTCTACAAgagcattttaattaattaatcatcagtcaTTTGATGTCAGACTAATGagtttagtaattctgacacgtagtcgtcagaggaaacgcgttacattttccattagcacttTCCtatggactttgatataccagtcgtagagcactgattacgatgggggggggggggggggggggcagtaatTCCGTCCGAGACAAGCCAGGTCAGATATAGTATTACAAGTCCGAGATAAGTCTGGTCAGATAtagtattacaaataaaaagcatatgtaaatgatgtcctaaatttaattcGCGAACGAAAAATAGATTAAGCAAAATCAGATTTGCGCGAGCGACGCAAATGTGAAACgatcgttctcgcaattttctgAAACTTGCCTGTACGTACAGTTCATGTTCCACACTATATGGACCTGTTAACAttaatgattatttaaaaaatgaaaacccatttatttttattttttattttttataaacaaaacaaaacaaaatgtgtattaataaataacatcaaataaatgttttaatgtccTCTAGCGAAGCTCTGTTTCgattatttcatcataaatgTCAGCTTGTAGTGGTGTGTTCTGATCTCACGTTACAAGTACTACCAAGAACATAATATTCGTTTTGATAAAGAACGTTCGCCTGAAGCTATGGGGTCAATTTCATGATGTTTGCGTGAACTTAGttgattcttttttctttcttttttaaatttggtgaGGTTTTTTTCgcatttattaaacattttgatttcacAGGAGCTGATTCAGAATTTTATAAAGGGGgttcacaaaatatttttaaaatgggcAAGTTTAAGTTTGTAGAAGCTACTGAAATGAGCGAGATCTGAAGCGAGTCCGTGGACATATTCTccgaaatgttttgaaataaagattCTCAGAGACCGTTTTCAGGGCAGTTTAGTGTTACATAATGTTGTGGatgatgatttattattatacatgtataatatttagtgatatatcttaaaatatcagtgaaataaaagtgttttcagtcactcagtgatgataacacattttagagtgaacatttcactatttcactctaaaatgtattatcatcactgtagaaagtattatcttcactgtaaaaaaagccggaactattttgctgctggcattttaaaaataaaaataaattgccaaaagttatataataaatagaacatttcatgttttttgtcaaatatgatttatatatcatcttgtaaagtttgcaatcatatcacactcgtatcgcaagcgcgactcgtgagatacgATTGCAAACGTCACTCGATGccatatttgaccaaaaaacccatgaaatatcctctatttattattattaattaaaaagggCATTTCAAATaagcgaccggcctcggtggcgtcgtggttaggccatcggtcaacaggctggtaggtactgggttcggatcccagtcgaggcatgggatttttaatccggataccgactccaaaccttgggtgagtgctccgcaaggctcagtgggtaggtgtaaaccacttgcaccgatcagtgatccataactggttcaacaaaggccatggtttgtgctatcctgcctgtggggagcgcaaataaaagatctcttgctgctcatcggaaagagtagcccatgaagtggcgacagcggatttcctctcaaaatctgtgtggtctgacgccatataaccgtaaataaaatgtgttgagtgcgtctttaaataaaacatttctttctttctttcaaataagCGAGAGGTTATATGAACCGCCCtttaagataaaacaaaacaaaccatgtATGTTTTCACATACTATTATAGAATCTGTATTTAGCAGGATTGTATCGATTTTCAGTTGTTAGGTTTCGTGTACCTTGTCTTTATTAAAACGGAttataaatgtttcataaacaAAGCATGTTCAAGACTGGGTATAGGCCAATGTGTGTGCAATAAGGGAATATCTGTGGTTTTGAGCTATGTATAACGGGGAGGGAGTTCTGGAGACATACTTTATGTTAAACCTTGGTCgtagctattatatataatttaagtgGAGAGGGGCATAATTGCGAGTTACTCATGGACTTAGTGAAAACCCACacttggtcaaaggccgtggtatgttttttcctatccgtgggaaagtgcatataaaagattccttgctgcattaggaaaaatgtatcgggtttccaaatgtttgaaatccaatagccgatgattaattaatcaatgtgctctagtggtgtcgttaaacaaaaaaaactttcactttacttttttgtaattgGTAACATTGTTAATATAGATTATTTTCTGCAAACAGGTTTGAGATAGCAATACGTAAGTCCAAGCTAATGTTaatcaaatatagtttaatataCAAGACATAATACCGAAACATTCTACAAATAGAACAGCCTTTGCACTCAAATCATAAGACATAAAGGatccatttttatttaataaatcacaAATTTGCAAAAACATAGCATCTATccaatgttttaaaagaaagaaaaacctcTTGGCAATTTGTATATTACCATAGTAAAATGAAGGTTCGGTCATAAAGGCTTGAAATTAGATAACTGGTACTTTCTTTGCAAAGACAACATATGAAATTAGTTAACTGGTAGTTTCTTTGCAAAGACAATATATGCTTGCAAACAGTTTTCTAAGAAAGGATTAGTTACATCTTTTAGTACTTTTACAAATAGAATAATTCCCAAATACATGTAAATCCATATGTTGAATGTGTTCCAATAAAAGGAACTTGAACAAAAGCAACTCTTTCTATGTACAATTGTTACTATCTGGCCCccttccacgaagcgatcttagcactaagttCACTTTAAGTGCATAATGTAGTTATGAAATTAAGGTGATCTAAGGGCTCTGATCTGATGAATTTTCGTATTCATGTAACTCTTAAAATTTTAGCAGAAGTTGTTATGTAATCACACTCAGGCCTCTTATGCAATATAAAAGTTAGGTAAGTGAGTAAACATATACGCCTATCTAATACTGCACACTTTAAAGTAAAGTGGTGGGGTAATTTTcagctgagagagagagagagagagagagagagagagagagagggggggggagggagggagggagggagagagagagagagagatggacggatggatggacagagacAAATCGACAAACACATGGCTATATATATCTACGTGCGcatataaatatactgaacaaaaaaagatacGCGATTATTAATGTAGTTttccttcatttatttaaattattcagtTGGAATCTCATTAattgtttcatttattaaaattatcaatgtcaaCATTTTAGAAAGTATTTATCGAAGGCTAATTTATTGTaactatatatgtgtatacatgtgtagaaCGTTCGTATTTCTTTTGTTGtcaggtatatatatacatacataagcAGATTTTAAAACACACCATTATTCGAACAAATCCCAATGAATTACTTGTAAGACGACTTACAAAACAGGATTACGTAAAAACAAAGTACATAAGaattttaaagaaaaccaaACCCAAGTTCCATCACCTCCATCTTGATTAGTTCAGACAACCCGCCGAGTTCACGATTGAGCCGTTTTTGGCTCAACAGTTTTAACTCTCTTAAGTTAATGGTATGCTCTTATCTGCAGTGAAGTTAATTAGTTTTATGACCTATCTTGATTGTTTTTGAAGAGTTCTTAACTTACATACTTCATAAATGAGGACGCACAGGcatctctctcaatatatcttTGTATATCTAactcttccttccttccttcctctctctctctctctctctctctctctctctctctctctctctctctctctctctctctcttctttcctCTTTCTCCctcctccctttctctctctcctatctAGCTATTTTTGCTCTATATCTCTATCTCtttgtgtctgtttgtctctgtctctccctcatTCTCTCACCGGGAacgggaactctattaacgcgCCCATGTCCACTAATGGTTCATGCACGCCCATcccggatttagcctctgacttcgccagtgaccagtTTTGGGACGGGAGTGGGAGGGTTGTGTGGGAGTTGGAAATGaatgggacaattttgaaatttagatATTAAGgtctaataaatatataaaagggaAGATACGGTGGTTAAGTGAATTAAAAGGCgccaaaaaaaagagtattatTGAACTTAGTAAATTACATAAGTTGGCACATTTTTCAGTCAGGCTGGTCtaaacagtatacatgtatttaaaataatattaactttaatatattaaactatttatgATTTAAAGCTTTGGAGGAAAAGTTAGCAAAGAGGTGAGCCTTGCATCCAATCTGTTGTACGTTCAAACACCCAGGCGAGCACCCAAGGTTGCCGGACCGGATTTCCATGGGAGGGgcatgcggggggggggggggggggggaggcctcctaTCGACCAAGATTACCTACGCTCTAACGCATCCTATTGCGGCGTCGTTCCCCCATCCCGTCCATCCCCAGGTTATCCATACAGCATTTATGGGTACCGATATTTAGATGTTTATGAAGGAAGGTAGGTCGGTGTAAGGGTGGGATAGGGTAGGAGGAGATATTTATAAAGGAAGGTAGGTTGGTGTAAGGTAGGGAATGGTGGGATAGGGTAGGAGGAGAGAATGATGGGATAGGGTAGGAGGAGAGAATGATGATGTTAGTGAACAGTCCGCCATCCATCATCTGGAAATTGTTGGTGAGTGAACGTATGTTGATGTTGAATCGTAGTTTCCTTGATTATCTGGATGTTTTCAAGATTGTTTTGAGGTTCAAGGTGTCAACAAAAGGTTCCAAGAGCATTATTGAGCACTACATCTTAACGATGCGTTACATTTACGGATGGCCACTTAAGGTTATTGCTATATAAAACTCAGCGACACGCGGGGAACCATGCAACAATTTGAACAGACGGGCCATCTAGGGAAAGATCTCGACACTAACTAGGCCCCAGTAAAgagagctactctcggcctactaagtTCCAAAACATATGAAGCTCCCCCTTTCCAATTCAGACCTGTCAAAAatgcgcctaatttccttcatttaaattgcgcaccttttcccctttggcattaatcctacgggattccaaattccaaattccatagcaccaaaaccaacccccTGACTGTTACCGACTCTGGTCGGGCTACTGGTGCTCTCTTGCTTCTCCCACCAACCCcaaacctttcctgtcctggtgTCATCTGttcccatgacaggcgtgcgctaaaacagcttgctctgaatgtgcacgttaaaccctatgacttgACCTGACGTGCGGGGAATCACTCGATCGTTCGACGCGTGCCCCTGGGTACCAGCCATGCTTCTCCTATTGTTTAAATGCTGGTTTGGCTGGTTTAATTAATAGCCCGCTAAAACTGATTTGAATCGGGATaaggttgttattattaaaacatgagacataatataaaatacataagaTATAGTTAAAATGCTAAGAGGAATAGTTACTAAAactaaatactattttaatgacTTACAAACAAAAACGAAAGGGGCATATATGATTACTAAACATAACACATACTacaataaatagagaataatatatacGTCGCTGAAACACTGCCAGAAAAGTTTATCTTGCAACCCCGGGGCGACATAAATGTCATGCCGGTGTTGCCCAATTGTGGATCTTTGGAGCCATCCTTATAGATATGAATATGATCACTGTAAAGATCATTAATAGCGGCTCTAAAGATAAGATTTTTAAAAGGTGAAATTCAGTTTTAAGAGTTTCTGGTCTAAGTAACAAAGAAACATTAGATTTATTAATGATCCAGGATTGCTCAAACATTACTAGATCAGTGGTTAAACCCAGCAGTTCTAAATTTGAAGCCATtctatgaataaaattaatagaagttttatttatatgggTTTGACATGGAAGATTATTTGGCTTCATCAAACAGATTGGGTTGGATGGCACAACACTTTTAATCTTAAAccaatgtttaaagggacagttaTGAGTGTACAACCATTCTAAAATGTTTACGACCAATGGAGCCTTTtagatgacgtaacatacattttcttatttaaaatatcagtctgtatttacaaggtgtttgttgttgtcctaatgcttgtagcccagaccggattttacctcccaataactacgtacgtacgaaaaacatatATGTCACGAATTCATGTagaaactgagtgctacaaacattagtatacgaccgcaaacacattcgatatacagacactggtattctgaacaggaaaatgtatttagtgtgAAATAGTAGTCctcaacaaggctctgttaacacaaacatcttacaatggctgcaaacataggacagtccctttaagacattGTTTGGTACGCCTAACATTGACGGGAAGGATCTTAAGTTGCACATGCAGACCGTTAATAGGAGTACCCGGAAACACCCTAGCTATGATCCGCAGAGCCTTATTGTAAACCATTTTCAACCGTCTGAGTTGGGTATCGGATGCTCAACtattggtagtactaaaccaaaccCTTAGCTATGATCCGCAGTGCCTTGTTGTAAACTACTTAAACCGTTTCAGTTGGTATTGGGTGCGCATCTATAggtaatactaaaccaaataacttccggctggataaaaaaaagaaaaaaaaagaagagcacattgatttattaatcatcggctattggatgtcaaacatatggtcgtttTGACAGTCAtggagaggaaatccgctacacgttctcattagtagaaagggatcttttatttgcaccatcccacagccaggaggtgcaccgaacttttgacagagaagttaacaccacaagtcgtGTGAttcgtgataaatgtgagtgttggttataaacaaaattagttccatctgggcaaaaaaatgtatgcagttttatttcatctagtactactgtgtcaagtagccttgtgcttgaaacatgtatggggtacctgtaaaaaacaaagtactcaaattttgtgcaaaatTAGGGATGCTgtttataccgaaaatgagtcgtgaaaggtaccattttctttagttaatactttgaaaaaggGGTTGTAGTAGGGGAGAGGCAGGAGAACTGGGACGGAGGAGAAGTGGGACAGGCCTAATATTTCTGAAATTTCTAAGCCAATCAGAATCTGCATTACATCACTTGGTAAGGCTCCCCCAACTTACTTTATCCctatgaaaaagaaaatttaaaagtcattgTTTCACCGCTTTCTCAATGTATACCTCAAACACttaatttttaaacttttgATTGTAAGCCACTGTGAGCAACTTTATTTGGTGAATTAGCTCAGATACAGAAAGTGTGatgaaaatgttgttttaaatagtTTACAAATGGATTTGTAGCATGTTTGATGCCAACCTACAATATAGGTCAACACATGTGCAGACGGTTGAGTGTGGGAGATCTGGGACACAGTGTCCCACCTCTCCCTGATGCAGCCTGCTTAGTGTCCCACTTCTCCCCAGCCACTTTAACTTACACTTACTTTTTTATTTGCAGAACAACAGAATATGCCTAGAAAATATAAAAGGAAGACAGAAATGGGTCAAGTGCCCCAGCCAATAATGTTAAAGGCAGTGAAGGAAGTCATTGAAGATGGTAAAACAATTCGTAAAACTGCAAATGACTATGGACTCTCCAGAAGTGCACTCTGCAGATATGTTaagaaatataaaacaaacccAGACTGTTCATTGACACCTAATTACAAACATAGCAATGTTTTTACACATGAGAAGGAACAAATGCTTGTTGATTACCTGCAAATGGCATCTAAGATGTTCTTTGGACTTACCCCTATCAAGACCAGGCAACTGGCATATGAAATGGCTGAACGAAATGGCTTAAAAATGCCAGATCAGTGGAAAGACAAGAAGCTGGCAGGAAGAACATGGTTGACCAATTTCCTCAAAAGGAATCCCATGCTTTCCATAAGGAGTCCAGAGGCCACCAGTTTGGCCAGGGCATCTGCTTTCATTCGCCATACAGTTAAGGTATTCTTCGATGTCCTGGAGGTGTTAATTAAGAAACTGGGGGTGACTGGAGCTAGGATTTTTAACCTTGACGAGTCCGGATTTACCACAGTTCAAAAGGTCCCCAAGGTTATTAGTGTCAAAGGACAGAAGCAGGTCGGACAAATAACATCAAGAGAACGTGGAGAGCTTGTAACTTAGTAATAGCAATAAATGctttttaagtacatgtatttgttgagTTCATAGACTTGCCTGCATTCTTAAAGGCCCCCTGATCTTTACTCCATAAACTACATATTATATCGGCAATGATGTCTTCAAACTCACAGCACTTAAAACACACACTGCATGAGCATCCTGAAGCTTCGAGGGTAATTTACTCTAAGTAACACTGGAGCCAATGCTATTAAGTGTAGGCCTAGGGCACTGagtaaatacaacaaatattctGGAGGGGTGAAAAGAGGGCCTTTAAGTAAGCTAGTGTGGCTTGGAAATGCCAAATTCACCATTGTCCCACTTCTCCTTTCACTGTCCCACATCACCTTCCAGGTTGTCCCATATCTCCCACAGGTGTCCCAATTCACCTTCATACCTAAttagttattaattaacaaGAAATCCTAATTAATTTTAATCCATGCCAAATACTCGTAgagaaacattaaaacaattaaaaatgccacCTGTTGCAGCAATAAATAATTGACTGGCTCAAAGGGGGTAAGAATACTGACTGCAGACATGACACCCCCAAATTAGTGTCCCAGTTCTCCTGCCTCTCCCCTACTGATATTTATGTGcaatagtttggttgatatattgcatatagtgtttttatttggtatagtacaaccatATTGGAGCCTGGACACGATCAGGGTCTCGAAAATCGTAAGAAGAGATTGTCTGTCGGCGCCCCATGATGTtcaataaacttaaataattaCTGCAagtattttctgaatgtcaattatattagctagaccataatgtcacgcatggtattgttccattttgacaaaagtgggtctaagcaacccataaatgaattaaaatccactgtcattgacactgtcgactagttctaatggcgaaaacatgcttacatttgcacgtaaattagggcgaaagcgaaaggtctgctaagtgcccataacttgctttttcacaaagcgcttcatttgcacgctttgcacgtgtattccatgttcccaatgctgaatttccgtataattggagcttgcgttcgtgtacggtgcacactccaaattcgacaatggtacgacttcaactgactatcgaagatcgaggaagggctattgcttggcttcaggatggcaatacgcaaagaaatgttgctccgagacttggtgtcagtcagagtgtcgttggccgactgtggcaacggtaccaagcaacgaattctgttcgaaatcgtccacgttcgggaagaccccgaagcactacaaatagagaggaccgctacatcaccaatatggctctacgtcaacgcacaaccactgcacgccgattacgtgacaatctgcggtgcgactggaactcgagtgtctgatcaaaccatacgcaatcgtctgagagccaataatctacgctgccgtcgccaggctgttcgaccaccactcctatcacgtcacagaacggccatacgtcactggtgcacgcttcatctgcggtggcaacgtgttcagtggggtcgagtaatgttcactgacgagtccaggtttagtctccagttcaacgacggtcgggttcgtgtctacagacgtcctggggagcgcttcgctgacgttaacgttagacaacgtcaccggttcggtggtggcagcgtcatggtgtggggcggcatctctatccaccacaggacccccctctatgtggtggatggcaatctgaatggaatccgctatctgaatgtgattatccggccgttggctctcccaggccttcagcagattggcggcggggcagttctgcaggatgacaataccagaccccaccgcgccagggtggtaacggactttctcagacaacaaggtatcgccaggatggattggccagcatattcgcctgacttggccccaatagagaactcctgggacgaattaggcaggagagttcgggataaccatgcccctcaggccaaccttcatgatctgggtcaacttcttatagCAAattggcaggccattccccaagagttcttcagacgtctgatcaacagcatgaggcaacgatgtgtcgagtgtattcgcgccaggggtggattcacacactattaaacgaatgttctaatgtgtaaaatccatgtttgacaaccttcaactttgacagcatgtcatgtgactttcttgtatacagtgacgtttatttgtgggtttttgtaaatatggaacaataaataaaaaatttggtgtagtttacatcatcaatctaatacactctgaaacgtatttggttataaatttttgacccttaaattcttttgagtagtatatatatatatttattaaattttagaCTGGTCGAAAGATATCCCCACGAACTTAACTGTAGTAACCCGAGGTATAGGAGTACTGTCAAAAAGAAGgtttaatttagttttgttaGTTCTGGCCCAGTTTACGAACAGCATAGCCACTGTTTTTGACCTGGAAACGGTTACCCCCAAACTTTCGGCCCACTTTTGTAgattatctatatattttttaatatcatttgtttattgtttgataCACTTTCCAGTTCGCCAAAAAGCCGTATCGTCGGCAAATAAACCTAGACTTAGCTTAGTTTCGTGTGATGAGTTCTTTAATAAATATGTAGCTTAGTCGTTAATAAAAATGCTGAAAAGTGTTGGGGCGATTACTGATCCTTGTGAAATTCCGTTCTCCAGCTCAAGACTATCAGAAAAGGATTCGCCTACGTTTACCGTAAAGGTTCTATTGTTAATAAAACGTTCTATAAATTAGGGAGATGAAACACATCTGCATATCTCCATTCGAGGGCTAGGTATCCCTGCTTCCATATAAGGTTATAGAgctaaaacaaaaacctaaaaaaaaaccggTCCAATCTgatcagtagagctaattttaatcagattggaaaaAGTTGAGGATATTAGTTGGCATGTTTTACGATTAATAAAGGCCTCAGTCATTTCTTGGCACTCTCTCACCTCTCTTCGTCTCTTTTTATctccttctctttctctctctctctctctctctcgctaccttccctccctccctctgtctctctatccctccctctatctctctcactctcgttctctctctatctgtgtctctcttcctctctctctctctctctatctctctctctgcatccctccctccctcttccTCCCTATCTGTCCCTCCATCTctgtccctccctctctccccctccctctttcTCCATCCCCCTCTTCCTCCCTCTCTTGCGCTCCCTCCTTCGCACTCTTTCTCCATCCTTCCCTCgcactctctccctccctccctctctcttgcCCTCCCttcttccccctctctctctctctcgctccctccctcccacttcatccctctccctctccccccgtccccccccccccccccccccccccccccccccccccctccctctctctctctctctctctctctctctctctctctctctctctctctctctctctctctctctctctctctctctcccccagtATATTCGACAAGTGTAGTAATCAGCATGTTACCAGAATAACACCTGCAGCTAATTACAATGTGCTGtgtcattaaagagacattcgcTTTTTCTCTGAGCGCATCACACATGGTTATACAGATAGATTTGGCCTGCTATTTgtgacctgggccccgttccacgaagctatcttagtactaagattactttaaatgcatttataaccactttatgcacttaagatcatatgctaagatcacttcgtggaacgaggcccaTATAAAAGCCACATCATAACGTTAGACCTACAACGACGGCCATCAATAGGCTAGGTTCAAAGTTCAAAACTATACATAGctcctttttttatatttcggtgaaccgttcaaaaatgcgccaaaattccttcaaaCAAATTGCGCAACCTTTCtttttgacttaatcctacgggatattcaaaattcaattgCACCTTTCCACTTGCCAGCGCGAGTGGTCCCCTTtgccacccaccccaacccttttcctgttttggatggaggagccggccaaggccggcacctgcgcccataacaggtgtgcgctacaacagctagttctgaatgtgcacgttaaccctatgacctgacctgacctgacatgtTACATCTGCAATTACGAGCACACGGAAAATAAAGTATGTTTGACTGCAGTGTCATAGCTAGAATACAATACTAGTTGGGAGGACAAATAGTAAACAAGGATGATTAGTAAACAAAAAACCAAGTTCACAGTAAAATACCAGTAGGGTTTTCTGCACTTGGACAAAATGGCACTTTTAAGGTGAAAGGGGcactttttgtattttttctgGAGCACTTGCCTCTTAACACACAACCCcctacactacacacacacacacacacacacacacacacacacgggggggtggtggtggtgggggtggtgtggTGTGGATGGAATGACTTCTCTTTTGGCGAACCGCTTCAAACTACTTCCACGAATTACGCAACCGTTTCTGTTTGACTATAATCCCACGGGACAGTAGCACCAAAACGATTTCGCACGCTTGATACTGCGGTTGGGCTGACTGTACTCCCCTGCACTTGCCAACGCGGGCGATCCCTCCCACCCCgtaccctttcctgtcctggacggagaagcCGGCGAGAGCCGATCCCTGCGCCCATGACA encodes:
- the LOC121387774 gene encoding uncharacterized protein LOC121387774; the protein is MGQVPQPIMLKAVKEVIEDGKTIRKTANDYGLSRSALCRYVKKYKTNPDCSLTPNYKHSNVFTHEKEQMLVDYLQMASKMFFGLTPIKTRQLAYEMAERNGLKMPDQWKDKKLAGRTWLTNFLKRNPMLSIRSPEATSLARASAFIRHTVKVFFDVLEVLIKKLGVTGARIFNLDESGFTTVQKVPKVISVKGQKQVGQITSRERGELVT